In the Halictus rubicundus isolate RS-2024b unplaced genomic scaffold, iyHalRubi1_principal scaffold0143, whole genome shotgun sequence genome, gcccgactcaggcgCCACTgcagcgagcacggctcgcccgcgctccccgcgtacCACGCTCTCTACGCGTACCGCGATtttacccgaaccgcgccgagggcgtccgaAGACGAGCACCGTTCCAGCGAGCCCGGCTCGCCCGCGTCCAGCGCGTATTATTTTCCGCGTACCGCACCGAACCTCCGCGAAGTCTACCGGAACCGAAAACCGTACCGGCGCGCCGCGGTTAATCTAGGCTAGTTCACGCGTCATTaggataattaatttaattaggtTAAGCTACCCGCGTCGGGCATCCACTCTCACGGATCGttcatttgtttgtttgtttgtttgtttgattATTGTTAGGCCGGTGGAGAGGCAAACGGCCATCGccagcccgtcgccggaccgtccggGAATCCGAGCGAGTAACGAGTGGACCGCTCCCcgtttcttttctgtttcttttcatACCTCTATCCACAAACatatattatttcttttattacacACCACTTAACATCATTaagataataaattagttttgttcaCCATTAACGCAGATTGAGTTATTAAACCACCTCAtcctccctccccgacgaaccctggtcgctgagcgaatccaggggagggaacgcgcgcctcgctcgcgcgacaacgcaagcgagacgccacCGTTACACGTTTAATATCAATCTGCATTAAAAAAGCATCATTTTCAAAACGTCCTTCGGCAACAAGCTCACCTGTTTTCTTTTCGTAGACTTCAGCACCGTATTCATCAAGAATGATTCTTTTGCCTCTTTTTACCAAACTTGGCACAGACATAAGGTTACAGTTAAGATCTGGAACATATAACGTATCCTCCATCTTTATTGGAGTGATTCCGAGGTCTTTCCTGTTACTGAATCCACGCACTGTACCACGACTCTCATCTGTAATGCTCCGCCCATGCTCAGCGGTagttatttctgtattttctgGCCTTTGATTAGAAATGATGTTGCTCTGAAAGCTCATGTCAGAAGTACACGCAGAGTCCAACATCCAGACAGTTTTTTCTCCGTTTCCCAATATGTTAGCGTTGATGTCAAGATTTTCTCTAACCCTCATCGCGTATTCATCACGATGTTCGTACGTTCGTTTGTCTTTGTAactcttataattatttttaccttGGTATCCATATCGATTCCCCTTATTGTTCGAGTGTTGCCCTCTGTAGCCTCTTTCGGTACTGGTATTATTTCCTCTCTCTGATTGAATTCTTGGCCTGCTTCGACAATCTCTAGCAAGATGGCCGTATTTCCCACAGTTGTAGCAGCTACCTTTCTTCTGTTCTATAACTTTAAATGCCTTGGCTTCTATTTCATTCCTCATCTTATCATATTTACTCTCGAACCTTAATAATGTCTCTCTCGTCGTCTCATACGTTATATTAGGATTTGAGGATATCGCAGTTGTTACTTCGCTATACTTATTTGGTAAACCTTCGATAATAAAATAGATTAGTTCGCCTTCATCTATGACAGTACCCAACTCTGAGATCTCTGTTGCTAAAGATTGGACCCTTGTAAAGTATTCGTCTATTGATTCCTTTTCTAACTTTTCAATACGCGCTAGTTTCATCTTCAACTGCGTTTTCCTTTGGCGCTCGGCCCCTTCATGCCGCCTTTTTATTGTATTCCATAGTTCCTTCGCCATAGTTATATTTCTACACGCCATTGCTTGTTCAGCCGAAAGTGTTAGGATAATAATTGCACATACCTCGCCGTTTTTTCTCGACCAATCGTTCCATCTCGCAACAGATTCCGCATCGTTTTCGTCCTTAATCGGCTCATCTTGTACTATAACCTCTTGGTATAGATGTTTCGCCTTAATTAATGCTGCTAATCTCATGCTCCATAGAGCGTAATTCTTGCTTGTCAATGGCTCTATTCTTGACATAGCAAACGATGCCGATTCTGCCATGATTACTTGTTTCTTTCGATCTTACCAGTTAACCTTTCTTTTCGGTGCAACACGTGTTTCAATCCCATTCAGCagaaccacgctctgctaccaaatTGTTGTGGGATTGAGGTGCTACTTCACAGAACTCCGTtcattatgtataatatataatataataattataattatataatatataattatatataaactttaatttctttgaaataaactTTACAATATGCGAACAATATAAAACtgatttaatataaatatactgaaAACGCTACATGCTCGTTGTCTCATGATCAGCGAGAGAGAGCCCTTCGTCTGTTCCACGCGGGAGAACAgttctctttttgttttctcgAGTGCTGCACGCGCATTCGATACTctcgatatatacatatatttatgctACGCGATACTCCatcaaattctataaaattttatcaacttCATTACATGAACTGAATATacccatttatttattaatggATATACTTTCTCGAAATAAAATATCTATTTTAAATTAACTTCTATCATTTTATCTATTcatttgtaacagacctggctgcgccaggcctgttactAGCCGCGATCGCCGCCGAACCCGAACTCCCTCgaccacgaccgacggatactgagatccgccggtacccgcaaACGTTCTCCGCGACCCCCGCGTCACCGAACCGATCGTGGCGGCAAACGGAAACCGCCATGTTGCAAAACCGCctcgccggatgcgtgacgtcGCCGGAAAATCCGCCGCGAACCACCCCGCACCGCATCCCTGGCCTAGCGAGTCGATATCGGATATAGGGAACCGGCGCGCAGGACGAGCTCTTCTTTCCGGACCTGCCGTACACGCGTCGGAACATACCGCCGGTGCCGAACAAACCGTAGTACGTGAAAGAGATTCATTTTCGCCGTCCGCCGTACGAGCCACGCCAAGTACGCGTGTGATTTCCGTTGACTGCCGCGCAGTTCCACAACCGTCGCGATCCGCGAAAACCCGTGCCCGCCGCCGCGAGGAAACTTCCCGGAGCTGCCGACTCGAACGCCGAGGGACGGCCATGGACCCCGCCGTCATACGTTCCCCCGCGTGGGACCCGGGCCGGAAAAACCGCGATCTGCTATCCGCCGCTCCGCGAGCCGTGACCCGtgaaccgcgaccgccgcgaACCGCGAATGACCGTGAACGAACAGTGAGCCGCATGCAAAACACGTGTTGTTGACcgcccgttcccgaccgcccgtaccccgccgcgaaccttggcacggcgagccaaatccggccgcgaggacccGTTATACGAGATCCGCGgtaaacggactcgttacacatttttcattaaatttttcatactttaatataaatttttaagaatttaaataaatcattttacaaaaaaacatagaataaaatattcttatagtaaaatttaaataattaaaatttattattcttttacgCCGATAATGAAATCTACAAGTATAATTAATCAtcttaacatatatattaatactaaaattaatttatcatacTTAGTAATTATACATACATGATCATTAATTAatcttatatacagggtggcccacataactctgaacagctcaatatctcgaaaactgtgccatcgattttaaagttcttagtcttaaattgcatggaactgaagggcctttctgactacataaacgtgaagtggcctcccttcccctttaacggcggaggggaggtacctttgtaattttaaatggaaccccctataaaatgttacatatttagattctaccggaaaagacaagtcaattttgtctgaaacatttttttgtcagatacttccatgatgagatataacagtttgaagtttcgagttgtaggtacttgaagcgctcggaaatagcgttatggaattatacgcgcttgagtcctttgcttattcatgaagaaacacaaacaataatatttacaattcttgagtttgactcacttatctatgaaaacattttcagtttagagctgttattcaagcagtaacattgtgattatggctacttttgacacagaagtgagtatgttattaacgttaggtgaatgccaaaaaaattatcggcgtgtagcagtgatgttttttgaacgttatgggatcaaaaaatgtcatgcaacatttcataatttagaaaagcggcttcgcgagcacggtgaattgtgtaaaaaaactcgcaataaacctaaagctgtcactaatgaaaataatagtgccagtattcttgctgcaattacattaaatcctcatattagtcaacgtacacttgcacaaacatcacatattagtcgttcatcaattcaacgaattttgaaacggcaaaagtatcatccatatcacatggttttatcacaagagctttcgatggcagattacgatcaccgcgtaagattttgtgagtggctgcagggtgttgtggaaaatgactttttgtgcaaaatacttttttccgatgaggccacttttatgaattcagggcatgtaaatagacataatctgcattattgggccgtgaaaaacccaaattggatgcgatgggttccctttcaacatcgatggtctttaaatgtttggtgtagcctaataggagattttgtgattggaccttatttttttcaagaaactgtaacatctgcaagttattgtgatttcttaaaaaatcatttgcctgcgcttttggaagatgtgccactgtacgttagaagagaaatgtggttccaacaagacggcgctcctccacattttgcaatcatcaccaggcaatttttgaacgaaaaatttgggaacaaatggataggtcgtgggggaccttgtcaatggcctcctcgatcctccgatctaacaccattagattttttcttatggggatatgtgaaggacaaagttatgtttgaaccaccgacgacaaaagaggatatgaaataaagaatacgtgacgcttgcgcttcagtgactcccgaaatgttaaaaaatgttagaacaactttgatgtttcgagtaaataaatgtttacaagcccgtggtggacattttgaacatttaatttaagcgcgtataattctataacgctatttccgagcgcttcaagtacctacaactcgaaacttcaaactgttatatctcatcatggaagtatctgacaaaaaaatgtttcagacaaaattgacttgttttttcctgtataatctaaatatgtaacactttatagggggttccatttaaaattacaaaggtacctcccctcccccgttaaaggggaagggaggccacttcacgtttatgtagtcagaaaggcccttcagttccatgcaatttaagactaagaactttaaaatcgatggcatagttttcgagatattgagctgttcagagttatgtgggccaccctgtatattctatttggcattcaacaatcgctatctaaccccgcattgccagtgcgtcaacaccgtgcctcattaggtaacaatttctctaattgtacacttactacatccactcgcgacacaaacaattacacttgtaactattccaaatcagaatatatttgtcttgtttgttaactcgcgtaatctacgacctttaattattgcctgatatcctaatctaataattgaacgttcccacatgatacaatcttaccgctcggattgtatcaattaaattatatataagttacgaggcttactaatcttagattcaattcaacgaagatttctccaacctagtgactccccgattccgcatagggtgcgttcacgaagtttcatcctcctagtagctcctcggtttcgcatcgggtgcgtctgcgtttgactccaacctcccagaggttccctgatttcgcatcaggtgcgtcctcgacgtcaactatcctagcggctccccgatatcgcattgggtgcgtccgcttacctaactaacaaactgaaaccatattcctggggtaacaacccctcgccggcctctcgcgttgctcgcagccctggctcgtaacaagaatttcaaaatttgccTCTTGATTAGATAttatttgttgctgaatgaaggaaaaaaatatatagatttGGAATCTTATGGATTGATTATTATTGGATtggttggaacttagagcgaaaaaagtatgaaaattttttttataaaatataataaattttaacatttctatgttattttacacaaaatatccAACTTTTCATACAccttcaccgaactttgaaaattttcaacgtcccaccgctaagaggatgtcacgttcccatgcataatcgcatgtaacgtgaccgatttcGCCAAATCGTGCTAGAAATCGGCGTTCTGACGCTCCTGCCTCACGGTGAACGCGGCCGTTCCCACCATCGCACTTTCACTCTATCGTTATTCTCCTTTCCACTGATGCgcttgtaaccgtacattctatGGTCgactattttaattaattttatctctctctcggttcctcaagaatagtttttttttacaatctcgcgggggccggttactacccccaattccctacgcgtgtcaattcgcgaaggagatgggttcgtgcctccaggcactggaaagcggtgaGGTTTGGGCGAGATAAATATAGTGTGGTAGACAAAATTCGAGTCACTAAAAGGCAATATATTCTCAGAATAAAGATTTTGTTTTAGACTTCAGGGGGATTTCAGTATTGAAATCTTACCGGCCAGTCTAAGATAAATGCGATAGCTAACGACCGACGAAACTCTTGGTGATCAGGCGGGACGGGTTTGAATCACGTAAGAACTGTCGGCTGTAGTGTCAATAGACGAACTGATCTATCAGCAGCGCGCCGAGGCCGACCGATAGATCGATGTCGTTGTTTATTTTTCGTGTTTCGTATACATCGTGCATTGTTATAAAATTGTACGTTGTAAAACTTGTTATAATGAGATGAGGAATTATGTACAATGGAAGTGTaatgaaataaatctctaacagaTTTGTATAATCTCTTCTCAGAAGAACTATTTGTATACGGGACGGCCTGTGATCTTTGTCGACGCTCAGGGCAATAAATACCGTTGTGATGACGCGCGGAATTCTGGGGATCAGTAATCCGTACCGATTCCTCGTAACGCGTACGAGACACGACACACTGTGTCTTACGTATTACGGCGCACGCGGTTCGCACGCTGTCTCTACGCCTGGTTTTCAAGGTCTGATTCCAACGATTTTCGATATGAATTGTGCCCCGCAATGTGCGtgttcgtgacctgtctaaacTTCCGTGCACTCGGCCGTAGATACGTACGAGtggtccggttggagacacacactgaaaacccctggcactccacgcaaccaagaagttcATTCTTCGACACGATatgtggcctccgagcaatctccatggaggtagcggcagaatgacagtGATCGTGCAAGGTCCGATCGCTCTAATTCGACCCGTATGCCCGACgtagtgacggttgaacgactcgtttcgacctcgtgatCGATCGAAGTCGAACCTGTCAAACCATCCAGGTACTTGGCCGAATTCTTGTACAAGTGGCCCAGGTGGAGACGCATGCGAGACCCCTGttactccacgcaaccaaggagtttacccttcggcacgataggTGGCCTCCGAGTACTCTCTGTGATGGCCGCGGCAGAATAGCAGCGATCGTGCAGACTCCGATCGTATCGATTCGATCCGAAGGGAAACCGTGAGCTCGTTTGAACAATCCGTCCGCGTACTACGCACTGCACGGTTGTGGACGTGTCAGACCATCCAttcactcgtccgaatactcgtataAGTGATATacatggagacgcacaccaagccgtcggtcacgccacgctaccaaggattatgctcttcggcacgatgcgtggcctccgaagATATTCTTTGCAGATAGCGGCAGAGTGACCGCGACTGTGCAGATCCTACCGGAGCAGtcatgggcatttcgaacgagaataaCGAATTTGAATCTTACGAAGTGTCCGTTCGGTGCAACGATCACGAGAAACAATTTATGATTTTAATTAAGTTTACCACTACTACGCGGTCGCGTCCGCAGATCACAGAACTACGTCTTGACTGTCGGCAATACCacggcgcagtttgcacctgtgattCGTCGGTTGGAGGCGCTTAcacgtcgaggatagaacagccgGTTTGTCAGTTCTATCGGGTTCGTTTGACCCCTcaatcgcgtaccgtgtttcgccgacagGACACTTCGCAAACGCGTCTGGCTAGACCCGCTTCCAGaagtagagtgatctatctgcggcacgcatcgacctccttcgatcggtgtTAAGGCAAGAACCCTAAAAATGACTTTATAACGCACGATCAAACAAGAATCGGCGCGCTCTCCCTCACACTCCCAGCTAACATAGGGTATAGCGATATCTCTTTCCATCGCACGGCCAAGTATGATCCGGTGTGCTCTCCCTCGCACTCGTAGTTAACGTAGGACGTAACGCCATCCTTTATTATCGCACGGTCAGCACGAGAACCGATGcactctcactcgcacccgcaGCCAGTATAGGGCCTGGTGCCATCTCACTTTTTCGCACGAGCAAATAAGACTCTGCACTTTCTGTTAGGATAAGTCACACCAGTAGGCGCTAGACATCCACACACGCGGCTCACAGGCCCTTCACGATCACGTGTACGCGGTATTAATAAAGGAGTGATAATCATATGTTATCTAATCAATCCCATACCCATCCTCGCATCCAGGACACGACCCTACACTTTCTCCGTCACGCGTACAGGATCATCACCATCCCACTCATACTTAAGATCTTAGACGGTCTCTCTCTAGAGCCGAAGTTTTCCTTTCTAGATACAGATGGCTTTTTTCGCCACCTCTTTTCTCGCTAGTGAAGATGAACGGACCCACATCTATATACCCCACCCCCTGAAAATCTCCGAAAGTTCCATGCAGCATCCGCTAGATGCCTTCCGTTTCTCGCTAGTAAAGATGAACTGTACCACGCATAAATACCCTTGACGCAGCATCCCAATTTGGAAATCACTCTAACAAGCAATCTAGCTTTATGAAATTCCCCGGCAATTTGAAGCAGATATTAGTTCGTGTCTCTAGCACAGTTGACGCTGATATTGTCATTATTATACACGCTTACGCTGGTGCGGCATCTCGCACAGCCTAAGCAAACACTTAAACGCACCTGAGGGATTACCtaatgtttggcgtcgaccgaaggtcggagtcgccggggggccgggaccactcagaaatgagcgcgcgaggaggcaaggagagacgggagaattaaacccttgtccttcgggaaaatgcactttattttactttgtcacgacgcacgaggtgcgaggcactcgagagcgcgagagagaacgcgcgcacgagaatcgcgagccggcgaacgtacggagatcttgcgcgtgcaaacttctgccgtcggatcgcgaagaggaaatcttgagcggcacgaaaagcgtgccgccgcgagacggagatcttctacgcggacgccggaaatcttgtcgcgaaacagagtgcacgtaacgcggcgcgggagatcgcgagaatactgctcccgaatgatgcgaaatcgcgagagtctcagagcgcgagaaatgagaatctctacttatcgagacgagagcggacagacgagcaaacgtgctagagcgataccttgcgattgatgagcgttcagaacgttaagagagcgagaaggcatacgcaggtgccttaaataacaaagaccgtcgaatgtggagcaccgtgattggagctcgtacatcggacgatccttgtttgtctcaatttgaaggattcaagctgtgaaattcggccaatgagaattgaaacggttgctacgcggtgtcgagcaacggcgacacgcgctcttgccgcgtgttgacatacgcgacaaaaaccgtatgaaatagcggtcgccagttcgacaataggcaccgaattccacagcttgaatcctgaacacctAACGAGTAACCTGCGtacttaccgagttattagcaaataatggacagatgtactactccgtcggctcTTAaaggaaaatttttcaaagtcccaCCACTAAGAGGATGTTGTCACACGTTCCCGTACAATTATGCAGGCAACGCGACGATTTCTAGAAACGGCTGGAAATCATATTTTCGACGCTCCTGCCTCACGCTGAACGCGGT is a window encoding:
- the LOC143363831 gene encoding uncharacterized protein LOC143363831, coding for MAESASFAMSRIEPLTSKNYALWSMRLAALIKAKHLYQEVIVQDEPIKDENDAESVARWNDWSRKNGEVCAIIILTLSAEQAMACRNITMAKELWNTIKRRHEGAERQRKTQLKMKLARIEKLEKESIDEYFTRVQSLATEISELGTVIDEGELIYFIIEGLPNKYSEVTTAISSNPNITYETTRETLLRFESKYDKMRNEIEAKAFKVIEQKKGSCYNCGKYGHLARDCRSRPRIQSERGNNTSTERGYRGQHSNNKGNRYGYQGKNNYKSYKDKRTYEHRDEYAMRVRENLDINANILGNGEKTVWMLDSACTSDMSFQSNIISNQRPENTEITTAEHGRSITDESRDLNCNLMSVPSLVKRGKRIILDEYGAEVYEKKTDVEVEKSQRILERLHVDLCGPMPKTSLGGSKYMLWLLKNTALTYMPQSNGLAERANRFLIDMARTLLIDASLPQEFWAEAVWTASYIHNVVPTKRRIIVPLEI